In Scylla paramamosain isolate STU-SP2022 chromosome 16, ASM3559412v1, whole genome shotgun sequence, the genomic window TTTCCCAAATTCAGTACAGCAGACAGCTTCCTTCCAGTGTGTTGCATAAGTAACAAGCTCATTTATAGCAGTATTACAGGCAGCCTCCAATCATTTATACCTTCACTATTCCCCAATTCAGTGGTACAAACAGCTCCTTCTAGTCACCTTAGTCATGATACAGTAAATAAGATACAACAGCTTCAGTGAGCAGCCAGGTAATTCATGACTCACCCAGTACTACAGCTTCCAAACCTCATTCAAGCATCAGAGTTAATCGcaaaagagtgagtgagatatGATTGTGTCGAGTAACTAGATCATTCATGACCGCCTGATAACGAAAGGTGTCATCGCTAACATCGTAGAATCAGTAGCATCCAGAACACAATGAAATCGATGACGTGTTATACAGAAAGTGTTAAATGTTCTACAGCGCCTCAGTGTCAAGAATAGTGGTGTGGTGCAAGCCTTGTGGAGACGGACAGCACGCACAACAGGAGTCGAGTGATGCAGAAGTTAACCCTTTCACGACAATTTGACGGATCTTTCCCTagtcactaaccactctgaaaTATTTTGTTCTCGTTTTACAACTACCTCCAAGCATTATATTGGCAAGAAATTGCAGAATCTATTACTTTTATCCCTTCATtcctgtagatgcttataaagattccagaCATTACTTTCCTTGGTGTGAACTGTTGCGTATTGCAGTGAAGTTTAATGCCTGTGGTTGTATTACTTGTATTCCTGCTTATCTAGATCGTCTCTGGCTGCTAACGTCACAGCGTCACGCCATCGGCAGTCAGGGCGCAGCATCGAGTCACCTCAGCCTCGTTACTCCTCTTCAACCCAAAATCTGGAGAGCCACCGTGCCACCCTCCCCCTGTGCCTGCGCGCCTCACCCTGTGCATGCTGATGTGACCCACGAGGCGCGTCCCAGGCCAGCAGGGCGGCCTCGCTTGGCAACCCTGCGTCGTCGTCGttgcagccgccgccgccaccaccaccaccaccattacctacAGATGGGGCAAGATTAGCAGTGCAAACAtttcaccagcaccactacatCAGTCACAATCACGCCCTCCTGTGCAGTGCGTCACCAGCCACAGCCTCGCGCCGCCCCGCAGGCCGCATTCAGAGAAGACGCACATCCCGCTGCTGGAAGGCGGCGGTTTATCGCCTACCTCAGCTTGTATACGCGAGCCTCGCCTGACCTTGAGTCAAGGCGGGCACCGTGCCGCCGTGTGGCAACAGCAGCCcgtgtgagtgtggtggtgcggGGCGCGCCGCAGCCTGGCAAACCCCGCACGCTGATAAACACAAGACCAATGGCCCTTAACCAGGCTATCTGCTGATAACCAAACACGATGACTTGAATGACTCAATTTAATTATTATGACAGACATTCACCCTCTCCTCAATGTGCGCCATTCCATCTGCTCATCTAATCGGTTATTAACGTGCCGGCCCCTCTACCTTCCACCCCCAGACACGACCACTGCCCACCATAACCCAAAGATCATACAAGACACCTCTTGTAGAGTCTGGCCACAACCTGCCACAGCCCCGCTACGCCATGCGGGGGACAGCCTCGGTGCCCGCATCTCCCGTAGTTGTGCGTCTGCAGCGTAACAGAACATAAAGAACGGCGGCTTTATCTCCCCGGGTGAGCGTCTCCACCTACCCACAAAGCAGGGCGGCCCGTCAGTGGGGGAGAGGGCTCTCCAGGAGCACCCCGCGTCAAGCACCAGGCAACAAGTTCCTGATAAGGCGCACACCTTCCCTCAGCCTCTCAATGCGCGCCGCGTCAGTCTTCACCCTATCATTACCATATCAGAGCCGCGGCGAGCCCTTAGTGCTGCTCCAGGCCAGGCAGCACAGCACCAGCACAGCATCGTGTTGGTCACGCCCTAAACCTTTTATTACAGCAGCAGGCTGAATTCGTGCATTCAGAGACACACAAGCAATGAGGCAGCTACCCTGTGTTTGCCGCGGCCACCAAGCAGCGGCTGACGGCCACCTCACGTGACTGCTGGGCGAGGAAAGACACGTGAATgaggcgtggcggcggcggtagtcGTGGTGACGCTGTCCTGTGTGCTGCCGAAAACACAGCTAAAATGTTGGGGGTTGCTGCACACGGGACGACACTCTTCAGTGGCGGCCTCCAGCCGCTGCagagcgggaggaggaaaaaaaaaaaaaaaacgtatctgcGGATCCCGTACACCAACCACGCTCTCGCTACAGCCCAGCAGACGTGTTCTCCGGCAGAAGTGTCAGGCAAGAGGCGGCCAGTGAGGGATGCCGTCGCCAAAAAGTGACGAGGTGGCGAAGTGCCGCCTGCTGGTGACGTGGGTGCTCGGTGCGTGGCAGCGAGGTGGCCTCGCAGGGCGGCACTGCACGTGGAGGAGAATACACTTTCTAAAGACAAGTGCACACCCTCTGTATTTCCAGccgcgttgttgttgttggttgcaCGCACTCCTGCCCCTGCCCGCCACAGCACCGAGGCGCGGCGCGGCCTTGCAGGAGCGGCTTGTCGCCTCTCCAGAGGCGCCGCTCACCGGGGCGTCACATTACCAGCGAGGTGCTGGCAGGACAAAGGTGCGTCCTGTTGCCTCAACGACTAATTCATGTAAATGCTGCgataaggaataataaaaacacaaaccaCGTAAGACGCGCGACAACGCCCTGATAACATACCCAGTGGGCAGGAGAGCGTGGCTGCCTGTGTGGGGAACTGACGCGCTTTAGGCACCGCGCACCCATCGCCCTCGAGGGCGTGGCGCCGCAGGTGAGGAGCTTCATCAGAGTGCATGGGACGTCAACACAGGCAGCGCAGCACATGAGCAATGAATAAACAACTGCTGGTTGGCGGCGCAGCGAGTGAAGGTCAGGGCGGGTGTACGTTCTCCTGGGGCGCGATGCTGCCAAGAGCTGAAGTTTCCTCAAACTTCCAACaaccgaaaaaaaaggaaaagaaaaagagaaaaggaaaaacaaaaagcttGTGTTCGTAATCATAAGGAGAAATCACTGGAATGAACACGAGCAGCGAGAGATCAAAAGTAAACATTTTCCTGGGATCTGCCCAGGCCTCCAGGTTTCCAGGCATCAACACCTCGTCGCCCCGCGCCTCGACCTCTTCAGGTACCACAGGAGCGCCCCACTGGCTCACCAGCGACGATGGTCCTCGAGCCGCCGCAGCCGCGAGGCGCGGCGCCGCCACGTGGCGTAGGGCACGGCGCCGATGATGTCGTCGCCCAGGTAGTGACGCTCGCAGCCATAGAGGCGGTTGAGCCTGGCCACGTCGGCGGGACTGAGCACGTCGCGCTGGCCCATGATGAGCTGCGCGCAGGGCACTAGCGGCAACATGACGGGTCTGCGGGGATCGCGGGGGTGCCCGCTGGCCGCGTGGTGCATGATGGAGGCATAGTCGTAGGGCAGTCCCGCGCTGGCCACGTAGCTCACGCCCCAGCTGCGCCTGATGTACTCGCGGGCGTGGGAGGGGAGGATGTTGTGGTGGTCCACCGTCACGTAATAGTTCCTGTCGTAGCGCTGGTGCTCGTGGCGCACGCCCACCACGTGCAGGAACATGTGCAACACGGCGGTCGGCCGCTGCGCGCACCTGTCGCCCAGCTTGAGCAGGACGGAGCCAGAAGCCCTGCGGCCCACCTTCTCGTAGTAGCAGCTGTGTCCCCGCCTGATGTACAGCACCTTGGTGGCGTACCTAGCGCCGCGGCGCGTCCCGAGCGGCGTGAACCTGAGGCAGGTGACAGACTCCAGGCCCGCCATCACCTCCCGGATGTTGGCCAGCACAACACCGGTCAGGTTCCTCCCCAGGTGGAAGGTGACCTCGCCGCCAGGCCAGCGCAAGTGGTCCTCGCGCCGCATGTTGTCCTGTGCCTGAAGGGAGCGGCGCGCCCCCAGCAGGGCCGCCGCGGcgaccaccaccagccactGGCGTGATAGCAGCATGACCACAATTTTAGAGAATTATGCAcaacaaaaatgttaaatattAAGAACATACAGTACACATGGAGTGTGTCTGCCGCGTGGGTGTAGTACACTCACGCAACACTTGCGTGCAGCAAGTCAAGGCCATTCCTGTACTGAGCCTCTCATCATAACTGGCGGGGTGTTAGCTTTATTAGTCTGTCTCTCTGAAACCTTATTGAATTTTTcggctttatttttttatttttttattgttgcttaactgacacacacacacacacacacacacacacacacacacacacacacacacacacactagcaggATCGCAGGTCCCTAAGAGTGGCCGGCCTGCTTGCCTTAACCTACCACCAGCAGACGGCGAGGTGAGGAAGGCTGCGGAGGCGCCTCGCTGGGCCCATCACGTCAGTCAGCCAGGCACCTCAAGGCCACATGGGCTGTGCAGGGGGTCTGGCATAGCAGCGTGGCGACGTGGCTTGATGGCGTGGGGAGGCGCCCTGACCTACCCTAAGGAGGTTTACATAGACTTGCTCAACAGGGATAATGCGCCGTAATATACCAGGCTTTCACCGTAATCTGTCCCCTTCAATCCCACGTCCCTCTatctgcctcccctccccatcacccgcCCACTCACTCGCCTTATCGCCGCCACCTGCGTTATCCTCACCACCAAGGCTTTCACCGTAAATTTTTCCTCCTGCCTCGTCTTATCTtacttgacctcctcctcctcttcttccatatcttctcctttttcttcttcttcttcttcttcttcttcttcttcttcttcttcttcttcttcttctttttctcctcctcctcctcctcctcctcctcctcctcctcctcctcctcctcctcctcctcctcctcctcctccccctcctcctcctcctactactcctactactactactactactattactactagtctTTCTtcacaccttttctttttcttctactcctccacatcgtcctcctcctcttcctcatcttttccacctcttctttttctccacgtcacacacacacacacacacacacacacacacacacacacacacacacacacacacacacacacacacacacacacaaagggataaaaaaatacgaaaaacaacaaacatCTACTAATTTTGACCCTCTATTCCCTCTTGTCTTATCTGTATCTCTGACTGTTCCCTTCCCCCTAATATCTTTTCTCCGGTCCTCTCTACAACTTCGCTACCAACACGAGTATAAAAAGACAGGAGCCGCCACAAAGGGATAAAAACTTCACCCATATTTCAGTCACTTCAGTCTATCTTGTGTACTTTATTCTCTGTATCTattcttataagtgtttctacTTTGTTCGTTCTACTTCTAACTCTTTCCCTGAataatttactttcttcttcttcttcttcttttcttctcttcttctcctcctatacTATGTTGTCTTTTTCTCTAATGTTGGTAATTTACTGAATGGTACTGCAATCAAACAACGTAGAAagaatatgtttgtttgttgctgtttgtattaattttgtattcttttgtaacccctttcttcttcttcttcttcttttactcattctcctcctcctgctcctactgctactcctcctcctcctcctcctccttacaacGTCTACGAGTATTGCAGTAccacaaaaaggaaagaaaaaacagctctcctcctcctcctcctcctcctcctcctcctcctcctcctcctcctcctccttctctctgcagCTTCTATGAGTATTGCAGAACCAGAAAAAACAAGACAGCAGCGGTTCAGTTCAGCAGGAGGTTAGTGGCCGCCTCGGGGCAGACTTTATGAGTGGGGTTACAAAAATGTGTAGCCTGAAACTGTCCCGCCAAAAtatgtccttcttcttcttcttcttcttcttcttcttcttcttcttcttcttcttcttcttcttcttcttcttcttctaccttttactctcccttattctttctcttctttcttcttcctactcctcctcttcttccttgttgtcgttgttgttgttgttgttgttgttgttgttgtttttgttgttgttgttgt contains:
- the LOC135108167 gene encoding protein SpAN-like, producing MLLSRQWLVVVAAAALLGARRSLQAQDNMRREDHLRWPGGEVTFHLGRNLTGVVLANIREVMAGLESVTCLRFTPLGTRRGARYATKVLYIRRGHSCYYEKVGRRASGSVLLKLGDRCAQRPTAVLHMFLHVVGVRHEHQRYDRNYYVTVDHHNILPSHAREYIRRSWGVSYVASAGLPYDYASIMHHAASGHPRDPRRPVMLPLVPCAQLIMGQRDVLSPADVARLNRLYGCERHYLGDDIIGAVPYATWRRRASRLRRLEDHRRW